The genomic region TGATCATGTGTTGGTGCAGGGCCACTTCACCTTTGGTGTTATTTTTGGGTACATTTGGGGACATTCTACTTTGGCCACCGGAAAGGTAAGTATCATAACTCACCAATATGTGGGGCTCACACTAAGATGCTAACTCCCACAAATTACCCATTTTCCAATTCTCGAAACTTTCTTTGTTGTCCATTGACTCTTGTCTAGTCACACTGCTACATTTTCTCAAGGATCCAAATCACACATAAGCAATACGGCACAGTCCAAGTACACGACAAAAGGCAGAACAGAACACACCCCACAACACAAAAGTGACTCAACACATGAAAATTGCAGCCACCTCGTGATGGGAATACACGTGGCAGTCAACACCCAtaacattgaaaataaatataaaatataaattatcttttcagGCTACAAGATTCGGAAATCATACATCAGCatccaaatttaaaaatcaaatttctcgTCTTAGAATACGAAAAggtcaattaatttaatttcttacggaaattaatttatttttttcccaaagaattaaataaattatcgatattttttgtctttcaaaccaaaaaatagtttttaagattaaaaCGATAGATATAGACAAGTTACGATTTTTTATATTCCCATCCTATCTTGCTAACGTTACAAGTTGGATTCTGTAGAGATTTGTCGGCGGAACCCAAAATTGCCGAGTCCTCACACAACATCTACCAAAGACCAAAGTTTTACCACAAGCTAAAAACAAAGAGGAGTGTTATTTATTCTCATTATACTTCTTAAATCTATTAATCTAAATAAccttgttatttaaattttttatttaaaaagtaagaAGGTTTGTGAGAAAATATTATAAGGGAATTTAGAATTATTCAAAAgaaactaatattaaaaatttaggaTGTAGCCAGCTTCAAGacactaataattaaaaaatttactaatagaatttattttgtgaaaaattataCTGTACTAATAGAATTCTTTAACATGATCCTAACGATGCAGATTAACTTTTTATTGGAAGAAGAAAAGGCATGGGTGTTGTGACTTGTGGCAGGAAACAGGTTGCTTTGGATAGgtgaaaaatttaagaaaaaagaaacagcgTTGAAAATGAAGCAATGATATTTGACTAGGGTTTGTTTTCCGAGAAGAAGAACAGTGTGGgggaaaatttcaatttcaacgaGAAAAATTAAAGGGCAAAAAGCACGCACAGAAAATCAGATACAAATAGAGAGTCAACAAATTTGAAATTAGCTGACGCGCTGAGAACGTGggagaaattttaaaatgaagaaaaataattttttactaggGTCAAAGTCAAATAAAACGAGaggtaattaagaaaaatagatgACTATGAGAAAAACATGTGTTGAACTTTAAACTTAAAAGAACTGAATCAACAAGACCAAGCAAAAGAAGATTTTGGATCAATTACTTCATACTTCATCACTCTTAATCAAAACACAGAatacttaatttaataataaaaaattttctaattatttttccaaTAAAACGTCTTAAACACTCAAATTTAATCATTGAAAAACTCAAGCAAAtattttcaacattaattcaactttttttttcatcaataaacatcaatttaatttgatctttcaTCATTTAAAACCTTAAGCAACGTAACATGACACTTAGAAGTGTCAATTTCACTtccaaaacatatttaaaagaatACGGTTCAATTTAAATGCCTTTAAAAAGAACTTAAATTCTCATCCCATCAAAAGATTGGTAACTTTTGCtacaaatacttaaaaaataatactcaaaataatttataattaaacgatgataaaaaaaatcctttaaattagaaaacaataatttaaataaattacatagTTACTTAAACACAACATTTGACTGTGAACATTAATCACTCCGAAGAACAAAAGCAAAACAAGATTTTTCACGTACCAAGTAACCTCGAAACGCCGACTGGATTTTCACTGCGGCGGCGGTGGTTTCATTCGCCACGCGCCGGGACTGCGGCGCCGCGGCGGGCAGGCTGGAGGCACAGCCGGTGCTGCTGGTCAGCCTGACAACCTCGGCAGCAGCGTGTGCGGCGGCGAGAGCGGCTTGGGCGACAGCGGCGGTGGCGGCGGCGACGGCGATGGCATGTTTGTTGGCGTCCAAAGATTCGGGGAAAGGAGAGGAGGAAGTGGAAGGGTCAAAGTTGCTGTTGTTGTTAAGTGTTGTTGGTAATGTGTTGGGTTTGTACCTCGTACTGTGTTTGACGAAGCTCCATGTTTTCTTGTCTTTGCTGGGTTTGGAGGCGTCGGAGGAGGGTGGTGGGTTGTGGTGCTTCTTGCCGCCGAAGAGTCGCCGGAGAAAACCCATGAGGGAGAATTCAATTCAAGGCATtggtggagagagagagaatagaaGATAAGAGAAGGAGTGGAATGGGATGAAGAGTGAAGAAGAGAATGAAGGGAAGAGAGCACTTAAATGGACGAAGTTTGGAAGGTTGCACATTTGGAAATATGTTCAAGTGTTCGTTGCCACGCGACTCTAGCCACCACGCGCTCTTTCAATTGCTATActaataatgaatatttttggaataaaaaatctAGATGtagttatttgtgtttttttttactggaatagtagttatttgtgttttattattactttttgctcctctttttttaattacaatttggAGTTTTATTGTGCGAACTACCAagatgaatttttaatttgattaacgAAAAGTACttattaatagaaaaattgATTGAAGAACATCCTAAAAGAATCTAAAGAAACTACAAAATGTTCTTTttgttaagaattttttatgcTGTTTGCACTTTTGAGGTTCttgagtttttaaaataaagtaatttttggCGGCTAAGAAATCATTTTATCCAGAAAAGAAATTCACAAGAAGCAATTTTCGAGCTGTTTTTAACCACATAAAagtaaatcttaaaaaaaaaaaacctcacatcattatttaatagaaatatttgaccaaaaactaaaatcattaaCGAGTATAAAAAAGTTTGAGATTATCACCcgtcaaaatttaatttagaaactaattaaaaggaaaacttaaaaaactttagagacaaaaaatataatcaatcctTTTATCCTTATTTATACATGAGAAAAGTAAAGTCTTGTTACTTAGAcgttatattttctatttttttttaatttttcttaaaccaaacattctaaaaatttactatatttcttaattatttgttttcattcaccttatttttcttttttctactttcatacacacattttttcatcTCTCACCAAACAAACCTTTAAAGTTTTATTGGAACGAGGAAAAGAAGGTAGGGAAGgagaaaaaagttttaaattttaattaaaaaaaagttgaaagaatGGAAATTTTAAGTTTTCACTTCTAGAAgtaaattttcctttttcttttcttctcacttttttccaacaaaaaaagtattcatatttttttctctctctattttttgTCCATCTAACCAAAATTAccattaatatttatcttaaacTTACCTAAACAAACTTAGgccatttgcaacatgagattcctatctttgttttcttattaACAACCTCCCAAACAAGATTTTTTCATTGAAACAAATCTTTGTTGAGTTCTTATTTAGCAccaatgcttttttttatacacaaaatgcaacttttctttattaataatagtaataatcgtattaatattattaataattaatgtttctaATCATTAActtgataaaatataaagatgTGGAGTTATTGGTAAGACTCATTTAGTAACAAATTCAGATGTGTTGGGTTAGAGAGATTGGATGTTTATAAGATGCTTAAGGtggaaatgataaaaataagtgATATGTACAGGTTAAAACACTTAAGAATCTTAATAAgagcttttaaaaaataatcctaaTGAGTTGAAAATGCTATTAGATAGGGTTTGTGGATTTACGGTAAAATAGTATGCTATGGAAAAggagtaaaatattattaaagtgTATCTCATTTCACTCGTTCGGAGTTTATTTCAAACCTCAAAGTGAACATAGACGTATAGGGGCTCAATTAGATTGTTTAAATAACAGAAGAGACTCCTTTATAATGTATTTCTTGATCTGAACCATTAATATAATAAAGAGTTAAGATGATTGCACATTACCCTCTAGAGTGCAAGTGCACTTTAGAGGAACTTTCTCCTTGTATAAccctaaaaatattaagaaggaggaaaaaacaataaaacattCTTTTTAAGGTATTTCTCTTTTTCAGATAAGCGCTGAAATATACGAATTGGTATGGATATTAACTTTTCATACCAACTCTCGTTTTTGGTCGAAAATAAGTGATTACTTAATGAAAAAGTAGATACTTTAGGTGAGTATGACCAGAAACATGTACATGATTTGGTACAAAGTCTCAATTATAATTCAACTAAACTATGCGCCCATTTCAGACTACGAAATGTAAAGTTACAGAGCAACAATTTtgcttaaaagaaaaaagacaatacaatacaaaaatcaaataaatcacCTTAATATATTACACCTGCTGCAAGAGGAATGAGATCGTAATTAATATGTTCGGTACaacatttcttcttattttgggACAAAGTACAATGTTTTATCTTACCTCACTCTCTGCTCTAATTAATGTTCATCTACCATGAGGATGATAGCCGAAAAGCTGTAGATACTACACAATTTAAGTTTCCACATACACTTTTTCAAATATGAAGAATGTTGAACCTCACACTGAATTTTTtacacaataaattaaaataaggaaACCGTGTAAATTATCTGTCAAAAGGAATTTGAATTAATAGTCCATGCTAAGTAGTACGATACTATATGAAttgcttctttattttttatactggaAATATGAATtgcttattttataaattagtgaAACCACCATTAATTGTAATCCTCCCCAGCCTTGTTATGAGCGAGCTtcgtttttatttttccttaaaaaaaacttttaaagttCTTATTTAGTAGAAAGAAGTAAATAGTTTTATTGAACCTATTTTGTCACTGGTGCGTCTATATTAGTACAAATATTGGTATTCAATGGGGAAAGAACGTGAAAATATTCATTTGTAAAGTGAGGACTTTAATGACAAAGTAAAGACAGAGAATTAAACCTGTATGCTTATGCAACTGAGAATTTAACTTGGTGAATCATTCTACTTGTCATGGCATAAGTAGGGGCTGTTGGGCTGGTTGAAGGATTGGACCCACATATCTTAAATAACGAAAACAACTAGTAATAAaggatatttgaaaaaatatgaaacattTAAAGTGTGGGTCTATCGTACATTGGTTCATCAAATACGTAGCGGTCCCCTAACTCCGCAAGCAAATGTTAAATTAATGACTGCAATAGGATAAATATGTGGAAACATGTTTGGGTTGACAAAATATTTtccgttttttttcttttatcaatgggaaagcaaagaaaaggaaacatgAACAAACTAGGGCTTAATGAAAGTAGTGTCCACAGAATCagcaactaataaaaaatgtaaatcacTAGGGTAGTTGGGTAAAACAGTGAAACCAACATCCATATTCCATGGTAGATCCCTTGTTGGCCAACCAATCAGCACCCGAGTTGCCTTCATGCAAGGTATGTTGCAGCACGACCACCTAGTCCTTAGCCAAAAGATCACGAATTGCATTAACGAGAGGAGCATGGTGGTGAGTTGAGGAAGCTATCAACTCAATAGCACACTTTGAATCAGTTACACAAATGATGTCTTTAAAGCCTGTTTGCCAAGCCAGCTTAAGCCCATTGCAGATTGCATGAAGATCAGCTGCAAGGAAAGTGTTGTTAATGATGTCCCTGACGGCCTGATTCAAGCGGGTGCTAGAGCATATATTCAGATTCCAATTACCTTCATTGAAGATATCTTTAAGCAAAGATATGGGTGCCATGCATGTAAATGTCAAAGGCTTGGAAGTCTCGTTCTATACTTGGAGACTTGATCCTTTTAACTGCTTCCAACATACTCGGTAGTAGGattatcatttttgtttctttagctGAGTTATGTTTTGCTGTAATCCTTTCCTTTCTTGCTGCGGATTGGTTGTCATTTGTAACATGAATTGCAGCTGGGGAAAGGGTTCTGTGTAACATGTTTTATTTgggttatttttgtttttgtaaaaatttaacacaattgAAAGTTAGGATATGAACTTAAAATGGGAGTGATCATGAGAATAACATTCCTCATTTTATTGCACAAGTTTTCATCTGGGCTCATGAAATGTAGTCCTTTACTAAGTCCAACATTAAGCCTTGATGACATAGTAAACGGTGCATTCTACTTGACATTGGCCCAATACTCGTTGCAGGCTCGTACCGTACAAAAATCCGATTTACTTACAAGACAAATCATTGATTTACCCTTAGTGTCGAATTCACTCACCAAAGAAAAAGTTCactttaaaatattcatatgtTTAGAGGGGATAATCAGCACGAAAGTATTTGGCACAAAAATGTGACAAATAGAAAACTGATATATCACCTTACTACATGGGTGGTTAAAAAAtgcattatgtttttttttaataaaatgaccGGCTATGAATTCGTAAAATTGGTTTGGTACTAAACTAAAATATTTGTCTCATATATCCGATGTAAAATTCACTTTGTATAACTAGTCCAATAATAATTTCAGGTTAGATGGTCACCTTCATTTCCCTGCCTTGTGAATGCTCTTGATGTGAAAAAGGCAATTCTTTTGTATTCAATtgtatttcttccttttttttatttttatttcattggtTTTAACACTAATAGTTAATCAAAACCTGTCATTTGGCCATTCAACAACTATTAATCACCAAGAACATAAAACTAAATTATAGAATACTCAATATGTTtctaaaagccaaaaaaaatcacttctttatttcattGTATTCATCTCCTTTTGCCATGCATGGTATAGCATGTTTCTCCAAGGACATGGAAACCAGATGACATTATAACTAAAATATAGAAGAAAACACAGAGATGGGGTTTCAGCCTTATTCTCCTACCATCCGCTTCATATGCTCTAATTTGCACctgtaaattaattttcaagagTAATCATAttgaataagaataaaattaagaagaaaaacttGGTAGAATATGAtcatgtttaaataaatttttctatacaagtacttgttgaaaaagaaaataagaaaataaaatgaaatgggTTTCTtccatgaattaattaattaaaatcaacttatcacTCTCACAAATATTAATGGTTTCATCTTACAAAagaaattcaattcattttacttctcattttcttttcttatgagTTTTTATGGAAAAGTTTATCCCAACACACTCTAATGTTAAAGAAGAACGTGAGAAGCATACCACAGCCAAGGGATGGAATTTGACACTGAGAAGCGAGTTGAGAAGCAATCCTAATGGTGTTGCAAAGGCAGTCACGGTCCACAGCTTGAAGGGCATTGCAGCATGTAGCATTAGGGTTTGTGTTGACACCAGGCACCACAAATGGTGCACAAACATTGAGGTCACTCAGCTGGCTTGAGCAGGTGCTGCTCTGTGTCATGGCCATTTGTGTCTCATGTGACACAACCAAGAGAAGAATTAAAGAGAGGAGAGACTTTGTTGCTGCAGCcatgacttcaatttaaataacttttggttattaattaatttgtttactaaTCCCACTGTATATGATTGTGTATGCATGGTTTGCATTGAGTAGTGTCCCTATTTATGGTGAATTTTGGAAGCAAATTGGCTTGTTCATTTCGTGAGTCACCTGCCTTGAGAGGTTTTCTGATCATAACTTTGGTGTTAGATCCATGGCAACTGCATGTGACATGAGGATGATCATGTGTTCAATCCTTTTTCTTGTCTTCCTAGGCTTATCTCCACTTTCTATCAAGTCCGATATATAGTTCTAGTATAGTTTAATTAGGTTAATGTGTGCACATATTTGCTAACACTTAGGGTATATGTGGCAGAATAAAAACATAGGCATGGATAGACATGGATAAAATTTATGCAatggaaataaattatatgttttttttttacaaataactagagagaaaggaagagaatagagaaaaataacaatataacatatgatatatgtaataaataaattaagtgttatgaaaaatattaaaaaaattgaatggaaaaaaatttcaagtgtTAAACAATATATACCTACCACTGGATTAACCATTACTTATTAAAATAtggaattgaatttattttaaaactactatctctttttttagttttttcaaaaccaaaaaactaTAACATCTCTATGATCGATTTTTgggttttttacttttaattttctattattcATGTTCTTCCTTGTATTTTCACATCTTATTTTTCCACTTTTACTCTCTAAACATCAGTTTATGAAACATGTTtcataaaatagtttttaaaaaatagactaagaaattaaaacacaattaaacacactcttaaaaatacttaaaaattatttaacttgtaaaatattattttgacaaTGATTTATAAATACTCATTATGcttaatattgattaaaaaactgagtaaaataaaaacttgaaaaaatggtttttttttgttgttgaataaTTAGTTAGAGAGGAAGAAAATTCTAATTTGAATTGATATAAATGaccataaaaatatgtttcaaaaaaaaagaaaaaaaagacacatGTGActacataaaaatgaaatacctaaaatagaaattttatttcaagaaTAAAAACTTGAATTTGTACTGTATGAATATATTATAACGTTAAAAtcttaaccatttatttattaataattataacttttattCAGTAAAATGCAGTTCTAACTTAAAGTcaagttaattttatataaattactttcctaATTTGGAGAAATGATTGATGCATATATCCTTTGAAATCACATATCCCCACTTTTGGGTTAGGCTGCATAATTGAAGTGGGGCTTGCAAAATATGAGTTATAGGCAACCATAATTACTGTGTTGAAATTTCAGTTGGAAAAGTTCAAAACTAtagtttaaataaaatcattagaTAGATTTTTACGTAAAtcataatattacaaaaaaaataacatcataTATCAATAATTTGGCAATTTGGGGATTgatttgtaataatttaataaataatactagCAAAACTTTCTAATATCCGTACAGAGTTACAGTAATCAATCCAGAACAGTTATTAAGATATGCATGTATTTAAAGGTTCAAAATAGACTTTTGTTGGGTACTCAATTTTCTAGTCTTGCATGCCTTATACGCCGCCGAGTTGGAAAATGATGAATGTTATATCTTTTGAGATCATATATCCCCACATTTTGGGTTGGGTGGCATAATTGAAGTGGGGCATGcaaaatatgagttatttaggACCAATTACATTTGGtgtttcaattctaattaaaaaattaaattaagattttaataaaagttaaaacatataaattttaacttaaatcataataatacaaaaaaaatcatatttcaataatttatttgatatccGATTATCCTCCATTATTACAAGATatgtttaataaaaatcaaattatgtaAATATTACCAGTCTATAGTGATTTCATAATACGTCCTACtaacaaatgattttattaatgtaaagattaatatataaatcaatatataaaatattggtATAATTAATACTGATTTATTAATGCAAAGGTACTGCaactatattaataatttaattttcgttaaattaaagattatattatcagcaataattttattttaacttttgacaTTTTTGTTCAGTTAATAAATATCTTTAGTGTCTTTTGATACTTtttagcaaaaataaaaattgaacactAAATTAGACAGTAAAAGATCTATAAACGTAAAATGAAGCACATATAAaggatatatataatttttatctccacctaaggatatataataacattatgATTATCCAATCTTCGTTTGGGTTTTCATTTTCCAGTGCCATAATATATAGCTATATATCAGGCAATCGACTCCATTTAAGCTACTGTTCAAATCATGACAACATCGCCAATAAAAAGCATGAGATCAGTTAACTCTTAATTTGTTGAGGAAAATATGGCAGGTAAACTCTGGAATCCAGAGTTTTGCACAGTTAACACTGAATTAGCAATCAACAAAATGTGCTTGCACAAGCccccaaagaaaaaataaataaaagtaaaaaaacaaaaaagaataacaataaacaactaaagaaataaaaaaagaaaattagagtAGCAAAAGAGAAAACCTAAAACACAAGGGCctctaaaaaactaaaaaagtgtATTTAACTATTCTTGTCGGAAGCGGCTGGAGCTGTCCAATAATTCTTCACAGCAAATAAAAGTTTCTCCCTTTCAAGAGGCCCATCTTCATGGTCCACAATTTGACTGTCCCAATCCATGCCATTGACTATACTTTTTACCTTTACCAATATATCAACATCATCTCTGATGATCACACTTCCTTCAGGTCTAAGAATCCTATCCATCTCTAATAAAATGTCTTCCAATTCACATCTACAAAGAAAATGTAGATTACAATTAATGCTATGCACTTCTAAGATCATTGgtaagaataaattatatacaCTTTCAAGTTATAGAATAAAATTCAGTTGCTAACAATCACCATAGCATATAGAAAagtctatttttgtttatatctaATGCATGTGAAACTTTTGAGAATAATCCCCCTATTTTATAGTCTATGAGATTGTAAgcattttattactttaattcATCACTTTACAACAACCCCCACTTTAATCTTTACAAATCATCATTCAATTTTGTCCTTTTCATTACATTTTCCACTAACATTAAGCACCAAAGTAAATGGTGTTTAGGAAAAATTAGGACTAAGGTAAACCTTGCACAAACTTTGAGTTTGATTTAATAGCTAAATTTTCAATCTTTGTTGTAATTTTCAGTCAAACATTATCTTAGAAACTAAAAGACGTCACACAAAATAAATGTATACTAGTACCTGTCATTGTAGAGGCTGAACAGTGAATCAGCATGAATTAAGTCATAAGTTCTAGGATAAGTAGACATTGCTTCACACCTGAAACATAATTGTGGCCACAAGCATTTCAGAacttagaagaaaaagaaaagggagagAACTTCATCAAATAAAGACTACAAGAGAATACTGAATGAACTAACCAATTATGGTATGTTCCAATCAACCCCCTTTCATAAATTGCACCAAGTGTGTCAACCTTAGCCTGGACAGGAACCACATTCATGACCCAAACAGGTAAATCTACAAGTGCAGCAGCAAATCCACCCAAGTAAGCATTCATGTCTAAAAGGTTGCGGTATCTCCCAGCTTTTCCTAGTTGATTATTAGCCTTCTTATAATATGCtacccttttcttccacagttcATTATCTTTTGAGAAAGTTTCGGGATTCACACCCTTTATGGTCCCCCGAGAAATCCTTGGTGGGGTGGCTTTTAGTCTTTCAGGCCATTTTTTCAATGCCCCGCCTGCAGTTTCTTCTTTGCTGAACACTTCAGGCATAGGACTCAAACATGCTTGCATATCTGTGTACctgaaatgtgaaaaaaaaataccaagttAAATAACTCACCAAGTTTCAATAGTTTCATTTGAGttttaaaataagagtttaAGAAGTATATGATTGTTATAATCACTTTTAAGATAGTCATCATAAAAGTCAGTaaacttatcatacatgataatttataattggatTACAATCTTTATAATTAGATGTTGTACTCTttacactaataatatatagactATTTTCTCTTTAAGTATGCTCGGATGgtttaaaaaatctttatttaaatttttttatttaatatatgactTTTGAGATGTCAAATTATAATAAGATGAcagcataaaaagtaaaagcTCTTTACAGTGCATGCACTGTTTTCTCAAACTTATTTACAAGTTAATTTAACCAAAGATATAAAACAGATGGAAAATATTTCCTTGAAAGAAATCAACACAAGGATAATGGAAAAATGAAGCACATACCAGGCCTTGTCAGGGTTATTTTGTGCCTTGCAGAAAGGTCTGTTTTGAGTGAGCTTACGATTGGATTTGCAATCCAAATGGTTTTTGGCTTTCTGCCAAATGGCTATATCATCCTTCTCCACTAGCTTGTTCCAGCACAGGCTTTTAGCTGCATTCTCAATTTTGGTCTGCTCTTTATTCAAATCCTCCTTTGTTCTTTCCCATCCTTTCCAATGTTTCTTCCACCGGATTGGTGGCCCAGATAGAATCCAATACCCACCAGGGCGTAGAATTCGATCAATTTCATTCAGATAAAGCCCATCTAATTCATCAagtgggaaaaaaattaaaccaacaCTAGTTAATGTTGTTGAATCATTCTTTTTAGCTTCAACGATTGAGTAAATTTCATTGACACTCCCGAGATTTTGTCAAATTATCTCCTGTACTTctccttaattattattttatcctttCGCTGTTTTTGCTTAATTGTTGAAATACATAACCTTAACATCCTCAAAAACATTATAACATTATAGTGCATACCCTATTATACAAGAAATGTACCTCTAAAAAAAAGTAGCgtcaaaaaggtaaaaaatcaTGTGCATTCTCAAAATACTTAAGCAATTgtcaatataatttattcttaatatGTTTAGTCCCTCCAATGATTCtagttctttaaattaaaaaaaaaattgtctttctacatttaattttttaaaaataatctatattATCATTTAGTAATAACGTGATATGCATGTAAACGTGTTATATCAACAAGATGATATGTGAAGTAACATGTCTACATACATGCATGTCCCAATATCATaagactatttttaaaatttataaaaattaaaaccaaccaaaaagaatttaaagaatCAAAACCAAAATTCACCATATTACAAATACTAAAACAACtattaaacatttattattattattcttttgatAAGAGGCCAACAAACAATAAATAGTTGTAATTTGGTATAAGTGAGAATAGTAATACCATATTCAGCCCAAGGAATGAGGCATCGAGAGCAGTGTGCCATGTCAAAAGCTCTAGAAGGGAAAGGCAACCTCTTTGATGCTAGGACCCCAATTAATGCAggaactcctctttcaagagcAAACTGAACTTGTGCTTCGTGGGTGTCCCTAGGTGCAATTGACACTGTTATGATGTCACGTGACAGAAGATAGGCTCCCCAACTAGCAACCTGCACCACCAAAGTTTTAGATAATACTATTAAAATTTGCCCTA from Glycine soja cultivar W05 chromosome 16, ASM419377v2, whole genome shotgun sequence harbors:
- the LOC114390075 gene encoding stamen-specific protein FIL1-like, which translates into the protein MAAATKSLLSLILLLVVSHETQMAMTQSSTCSSQLSDLNVCAPFVVPGVNTNPNATCCNALQAVDRDCLCNTIRIASQLASQCQIPSLGCGAN
- the LOC114389510 gene encoding probable methyltransferase PMT16, giving the protein MLNADSTSPYHPTAKPSKPTSTFFKKTNLYTLLAFLCIVSYLLGAYQGTTTKTTITTTTTPCPQNPTLTTTTHLLDFSSHHNSTNLNPSTSTTLHFPPCHVSLSEYTPCEDHARSLQYSRRRMVYRERHCPRNNEVLKCRVPAPHGYRNPFPWPASRDVAWYANVPHRELTVEKAVQNWIRYDGDRFHFPGGGTMFPDGADKYIDDIADLVNLRDGTVRTAVDTGCGVASWGAYLLSRDIITVSIAPRDTHEAQVQFALERGVPALIGVLASKRLPFPSRAFDMAHCSRCLIPWAEYDGLYLNEIDRILRPGGYWILSGPPIRWKKHWKGWERTKEDLNKEQTKIENAAKSLCWNKLVEKDDIAIWQKAKNHLDCKSNRKLTQNRPFCKAQNNPDKAWYTDMQACLSPMPEVFSKEETAGGALKKWPERLKATPPRISRGTIKGVNPETFSKDNELWKKRVAYYKKANNQLGKAGRYRNLLDMNAYLGGFAAALVDLPVWVMNVVPVQAKVDTLGAIYERGLIGTYHNWCEAMSTYPRTYDLIHADSLFSLYNDRCELEDILLEMDRILRPEGSVIIRDDVDILVKVKSIVNGMDWDSQIVDHEDGPLEREKLLFAVKNYWTAPAASDKNS